Proteins from a single region of Sylvia atricapilla isolate bSylAtr1 chromosome 9, bSylAtr1.pri, whole genome shotgun sequence:
- the SLC35A3 gene encoding UDP-N-acetylglucosamine transporter isoform X1: MSPATKISNKLEKKRKSKKGKGQDMSANLKYLSLGILVFQTTSLVLTMRYSRTLKEEGPRYLSSTAVVIAELLKILACVLLVYKDSKCNIRTLNRVLHDEILNKPMETLKLAIPSGIYTLQNNLLYVALSNLDAATYQVTYQLKILTTALFSVSMLSKKLGVYQWLSLVILMTGVAFVQWPSDSQATPAKEHSAGSQFVGLIAVLIACFSSGFAGVYFEKILKETKQSVWIRNIQLGFFGSIFGLMGVYIYDGEQLSKNGFFQGYNKLTWVVVVLQALGGLVIAAVIKYADNILKGFATSLSIILSTLISYFWLQDFVPTSVFFLGAILVIAATFLYGYDPKPAGNPIKA, encoded by the exons ATGTCTCCAGCAACAAAAATCAGTaacaaactggaaaagaaaagaaagagcaag aaaggaaaaggtcaAGACATGTCTGCCAATTTAAAGTACCTTTCCTTGGGAATCCTGGTTTTTCAGACCACGAGTTTAGTGTTGACCATGCGCTATTCTCGGACACTGAAAGAAGAAGGACCTCGTTACTTATCCTCTACTGCAGTTGTTATTGCTGAACTGCTGAAGATTTTGGCCTGTGTTCTGTTAGTCTACAAAGACAGCA AATGCAATATACGGACTCTGAACAGGGTGCTACATGATGAAATCCTTAACAAACCCATGGAAACACTTAAACTTGCCATTCCTTCAGGAATTTACACTCTTCAGAACAACTTGCTATATGTAGCATTGTCAAACCTAGATGCAGCCACGTACCAG GTTACATATCAACTGAAAATTCTCACCACAGCATTGTTTTCTGTATCCATGTTGAGCAAGAAACTGGGTGTATACCAGTGGCTGTCACTAGTAATATTGATGACAGGAGTGGCATTTGTGCAG TGGCCTTCAGACTCTCAGGCAACACCGGCTAAGGAGCACTCAGCAGGATCACAGTTTGTAGGCCTGATTGCAGTTCTCATAGCCTGCTTTTCTAGTGGATTTGCTGGggtttattttgagaaaattttaaaggaaactaAGCAGTCTGTGTGGATCAGAAACATTCAGCTTG GATTTTTTGGTAGCATATTTGGACTGATGGGTGTTTACATTTATGATGGAGAACAACTGTCAAAGAATGGATTTTTTCAAGGATACAATAAACTTACTTGGGTGGTGGTTGTTCTACAG GCACTTGGAGGACTGGTGATTGCTGCTGTTATAAAATATGCAGACAACATTTTAAAGGGATTCGCAACTTCGCTCTCTATTATACTGTCAACACTGATCTCCTATTTCTGGCTGCAAGATTTTGTCCCTACAAg TGTCTTTTTCCTCGGAGCCATCCTTGTAATAGCAGCTACTTTTCTTTACGGTTATGATCCCAAACCTGCAGGAAATCCCATTAAGGCGTAG
- the SLC35A3 gene encoding UDP-N-acetylglucosamine transporter isoform X2, translating into MSANLKYLSLGILVFQTTSLVLTMRYSRTLKEEGPRYLSSTAVVIAELLKILACVLLVYKDSKCNIRTLNRVLHDEILNKPMETLKLAIPSGIYTLQNNLLYVALSNLDAATYQVTYQLKILTTALFSVSMLSKKLGVYQWLSLVILMTGVAFVQWPSDSQATPAKEHSAGSQFVGLIAVLIACFSSGFAGVYFEKILKETKQSVWIRNIQLGFFGSIFGLMGVYIYDGEQLSKNGFFQGYNKLTWVVVVLQALGGLVIAAVIKYADNILKGFATSLSIILSTLISYFWLQDFVPTSVFFLGAILVIAATFLYGYDPKPAGNPIKA; encoded by the exons ATGTCTGCCAATTTAAAGTACCTTTCCTTGGGAATCCTGGTTTTTCAGACCACGAGTTTAGTGTTGACCATGCGCTATTCTCGGACACTGAAAGAAGAAGGACCTCGTTACTTATCCTCTACTGCAGTTGTTATTGCTGAACTGCTGAAGATTTTGGCCTGTGTTCTGTTAGTCTACAAAGACAGCA AATGCAATATACGGACTCTGAACAGGGTGCTACATGATGAAATCCTTAACAAACCCATGGAAACACTTAAACTTGCCATTCCTTCAGGAATTTACACTCTTCAGAACAACTTGCTATATGTAGCATTGTCAAACCTAGATGCAGCCACGTACCAG GTTACATATCAACTGAAAATTCTCACCACAGCATTGTTTTCTGTATCCATGTTGAGCAAGAAACTGGGTGTATACCAGTGGCTGTCACTAGTAATATTGATGACAGGAGTGGCATTTGTGCAG TGGCCTTCAGACTCTCAGGCAACACCGGCTAAGGAGCACTCAGCAGGATCACAGTTTGTAGGCCTGATTGCAGTTCTCATAGCCTGCTTTTCTAGTGGATTTGCTGGggtttattttgagaaaattttaaaggaaactaAGCAGTCTGTGTGGATCAGAAACATTCAGCTTG GATTTTTTGGTAGCATATTTGGACTGATGGGTGTTTACATTTATGATGGAGAACAACTGTCAAAGAATGGATTTTTTCAAGGATACAATAAACTTACTTGGGTGGTGGTTGTTCTACAG GCACTTGGAGGACTGGTGATTGCTGCTGTTATAAAATATGCAGACAACATTTTAAAGGGATTCGCAACTTCGCTCTCTATTATACTGTCAACACTGATCTCCTATTTCTGGCTGCAAGATTTTGTCCCTACAAg TGTCTTTTTCCTCGGAGCCATCCTTGTAATAGCAGCTACTTTTCTTTACGGTTATGATCCCAAACCTGCAGGAAATCCCATTAAGGCGTAG